DNA sequence from the Treponema sp. OMZ 838 genome:
CAAGCCGAACGGGCATACCTAACAGTTTTTCCAAATAGGCAGCTACCGGCTTCATCTTATGCTTACCGGCGATGTAGGCCTCTTTGTCAAACGGTTTACCATCCTTAGCCGCTTTTTCGGCAGCTTTCTTTGAATCTTTGGCAGGATCGCCGAGGTGGCTCATCAACACCAGCGAGCGCGGCTTTTGCTCTAAAATATATTTGATAGTCGGTAGTGCCGCAACGATTCGCGTATCGTCCTGCACAACACCGTCCTTCATCGGAACATTAAAATCGACCCGCATGATAACACGCTTGCCGTGAAGATCTACATCTCTTACCGTTTTAACCATTGTATTCCTCCGTTATGTGAGGGGCAGTGTTCATACTCCTGCTGCGCTTGAAGCATATATTTCGTATCTTTCAGAACGCAGGATGCCCTCTACTAGCTTCATATCCGATAAAAATATACTCTGTTATATAAAAAAATGCAACAATGACCGAAGGCTGCTTCCTTTTATAATTTCAGTGTATTTTTTTGACAGTATTGTCCTCTTACAATGATAATTGGACAGTCTTACAGACAAGAAAGCCAATCTTTCTGCGCTTGCACCAATCCCGTCCATACAAAGGCACGGAACCCAAGTTTTTGAGCTGCCTCGATATTTCGTTCCAGGTCATCGAAAAAAACGGCTTCATTTGCACGGATGCCTAATCCTTCAAGACACTTACGATAAATTTCGGGTTCGGGTTTTATCAGATGTAACCGGCATGAAAAGCATGCGTAATCGGCAGCCACAAAGGGCGGTATTTCTTTTTCATATCGATCTAAAAATTGATACGGCATATTGGAAAGAATACCCAGCTTGAAACCTTGTTTTTGAATATTTAAAGCCCAATCACATACCGCATCATTTAAAGTTCGCCAACCGGCTAAATCAATATCTACCATCTTTTTCAGTAGTCCAGTATCTTTAGCGGCTTCTTCATAGCCGTTATTTTGCAGCAAGCGTCTGTACATTTCCTCACCGTTGATGACTCCCCGATCAAAATCGCTGCGGTGTGTGCTGTAAAGATTTCCAAATGCTTCCACCGGAATACCGGTTTCAGCAGCCATTGCTTCATCGATAGCTTTCGTGTCGGTTAAAGAAATTACATTACCGTAATCCAAAATCAGTGCTTTAATCATAAGAAACTCCTAAGGTAACTCCTGAGGTATCTCCAAAAACTGCAAGTCGATCGGCTTGTTCTGTAGGAAATGCATTAAATTGCCTGCCTTGCGGATTGCGAATAGGTTTTTAGAGGTTTCTTGAACAATATACTGAAATATGATGATGTGAATAGTGGATAAGTTCTCATTTGATTATTTCGAAAGATTGCGGTTATTAAATAAAAAAACATATAGAGGTGTTGACAGAAAAGCAAAATGTGTGATACTATCTTTTCCGTTGCATTTGTTACCTGCTATGCAGTAACAGCAGGCAATAAACATAAAAGTGTTTGGGTTTTGCTGGTTTCTTCTATTATTAGATAGTGTACAGTTGTATAAACTCCTCATGCTGATACGGTCTATCGGTTGATTTTTTTAATGCTGATATGCTTTGTGAGCAGTGACACTAAGATGTTGTTTTATGTTTTTTAGTTTATAACGCTTGCTGAATTGAGTGAAAAAAAACTAAAAAAAATAAATAAAAAAAGAAAAAGGTGCTTGACAAGACTGAAGGTTTTGTGATACATTCTTTTTCGCTTGCGGCGCTCTAAAGCAGGGCTCCGATTAAGTAAGCTGGTCTTTGAAATTAAAGGGAAGGGAAAGAAGAAAAAGCCAAAGAGCAAAATCTTTGGTAAGGAAATAAGCGTAGAACAAAGAATCAAGAGAAAGAGAGTGTGCAGGGTGATGAATAATTGCTTTGCATTATTATTTTCTTTCTCTTAAAGGTCAACGTTCCTAAAATAAAAGAAACGGGACTTGCTTTCAAAATTATGAATATCAGACGCCCTTCGGGGTGTTTGAAATAAAATAATGGAGAGTTTGATCCTGGCTCAGAACGAACGCTGGCGGCGCGTCTTAAGCATGCAAGTCGAACGGCAAGAGAGAAGCTTGCTTCTCTCCTAGAGTGGCGGACTGGTGAGGAACACGTGGGTAATCTACCCTTAAGATGGGGATAGCTGCTAGAAATAGCAGGTAATACCGAATACACTCGGCATTTCACAAGAGATGTTGAGGAAAGGAAGCTACGGCTTCGCTTGAGGATGAGCTTGCGTCCCATTAGCTAGTTGGTGAGGTAAAGGCCCACCAAGGCGACGATGGGTATCCGGCCTGAGAGGGTGATCGGACACATTGGGACTGAGATACGGCCCAAACTCCTACGGGAGGCAGCAGCTAAGAATATTCCGCAATGGACGGAAGTCTGACGGAGCGACGCCGCGTGGATGAAGAAGGCTGAAAAGTTGTAAAATCCTTTTGTTGATGAAGAATAAGGGTGAGAGGGAATGCTCATCTGATGACGGTAATCGACGAATAAGCCCCGGCTAATTACGTGCCAGCAGCCGCGGTAACACGTAAGGGGCGAGCGTTGTTCGGAATTATTGGGCGTAAAGGGCATGTAGGCGGTTGTGTAAGCCTGGTGTGAAATCCTGGGGCTTAACCCCAGAATAGCATTGGGTACTGCACAACTTGAATTACGGAAGGGAAACTGGAATTCCAAGTGTAGGGGTGGAATCTGTAGATATTTGGAAGAACACCGGTGGCGAAGGCGGGTTTCTGGCCGATAATTGACGCTGAGATGCGAAAGTGTGGGGATCGAACAGGATTAGATACCCTGGTAGTCCACACTGTAAACGATGTACACTAGGTGTTGGGGCAAGAGCTTCAGTGCCAAAGCAAACGCGATAAGTGTACCGCCTGGGGAGTATGCCCGCAAGGGTGAAACTCAAAGGAATTGACGGGGGCCCGCACAAGCGGTGGAGCATGTGGTTTAATTCGATGGTACGCGAGGAACCTTACCTGGGTTTGACATCTAGTAGAAGGTCTTAGAGATAAGGCCGGGTAGCAATACCCTGCTAGACAGGTGCTGCATGGCTGTCGTCAGCTCGTGCCGTGAGGTGTTGGGTTAAGTCCCGCAACGAGCGCAACCCCTACTGCCAGTTACTAACAGGTAAAGCTTGAGGACTCTGGCGGAACTGCCGATGACAAATCGGAGGAAGGTGGGGATGACGTCAAGTCATCATGGCCCTTATGTCCAGGGCTACACACGTGCTACAATGGTTGCTACAAAGCGAAGCGAGACCGTAAGGTGGAGCAAACCGCAAAAAAGCAATCGTAGTTCGGATTGAAGTCTGAAACTCGACTTCATGAAGTTGGAATCGCTAGTAATCGCGCATCAGCACGGCGCGGTGAATACGTTCCCGGGCCTTGTACACACCGCCCGTCACACCATCCGAGTTGGGGGTACCCGAAGTCGCTTGTCTAACCTGCAAAGGAGGACGGTGCCGAAGGTACGCTTGGTAAGGAGGGTGAAGTCGTAACAAGGTAGCCGTACCGGAAGGTGCGGCTGGATCACCTCCTTTCTTAGAGAAAGGTATAATACTAAATGCTTTGTTGGTTGTACACAAAGCTTCCGCTTATCTCCTCTTCTTTCCCTCTCTTTTTTTATATTATTGGTTTGTAGTAAGGGGATATAGCTCAGCTGGCTAGAGCGGCGGCTTTGCAAGCCGTAGGTCAGGGGTTCGAATCCCCTTATCTCCAAAAATCGTACAGTATAAATAATTTTACTGTATGAAGAGATCTTTGAAAAGCTAGGGAAGGGAAAGAAAGACTACTTAAAGGTGAGTTGCTTTGTTAGAAAAGTGATTAACTGGAGAGTAGGAGAAAATAAGGTGAAGAGAAAAGTTCTTGACGGTTGTCGAATAGACGATTGTTTTAAGAAGAGAACATAATATGGTCAAGCGAAGAATAGGTTTATGGTGGATGTCTTGGAGCCAACCGGCGAAGAAGGCCGTGATAAGCTGCGAAAAGCTTCGGGGGAGGAGCACATATCCTTTGATCCGGAGATTGCCGAATGGGGTAACCCGATAGGAGAGATTCTATCATTACGCTCTTGAATAAAATAGAGAGGTAAAGCGATACTGAGTGAACTGAACCATCTAAGTAACTCAAGGAAAAGACATCAAAAGAGATTCCGAAAGTAGTGGCGAGCGAAATTGGAAGAGCCCAAACCCGTTAAACGGGGGTTGTAGGGCTGCACGGGCTTACGTACAGCAAGTGATAAAGTGAATGTATAGTAGAAAGGTTTTGGGAAAGCCTGACAGAGAGGGTGAAATCCCCGTATACGAAATGCATTCATCTTGCCGGTGCAGTACCTGAGTACGGCGGGACACGAGAAATCCTGTCGGAATCCGGGTCGACCACGATCCAAGGCTAAATACGAGTTGGCTACCGATAGCGGACAAGTACCGTGAGGGAAAGATGAAAAGAACCCCGGTGAGGGGAGTGAAATAGAACCTGAAACCATAAACCAACAAGATGTTACAGCCCTTTATGGGTGGTAGCGTGCCTTTTGTAGAATGAGCCTGCGAGTTACGGTATGCAGCGAGGTTAAGGAATAGAAGTTCCGGAGCCGGAGGGAAACCGAGTCTGAATAGGGCGAAGTAAAGTTGCATGTCGTAGACCCGAAGCCAGAGTGATCTAGTCATGAGCAGGTTGAAGCAGCGGTAAAACGCTGTGGAGGACCGAACTACAATCTGTTAAAAAAGGTTTGGATGACTTGTGACTAGGAGTGAAAGGCTAAACAAACCTGGAAATAGCTGGTTCTCCCCGAAATGCCTTTAGGGACAGCCTTATACAAAATTACCGGAGGTAAAGCACTGGATGGACTAGGGGGCTTCACCGCCTACCAAACCCAATCAAACTCTGAATGCCGGTAATCAACGTATAGGAGTGAGACTGCGTGCGACAAGGTTCGTAGTCAAAAGGGAAACAGCCCAGACCGTCAGCTAAGGTCCCGAAATACTGCTTGAGTGTGAAATGAAGTGTGGATACAAAGACAGCCAGGAGGTTGGCTTAGAAGCAGCCATTCCTTAAAAGAGTGCGTAATAGCTCACTGGTCGAGTATACATGCGCAGATAATGTAACGGGGCTAAGCAGTATACCGAAGCTACGGGTCTTACACGATTTAAGTGTAAGGCGGTAGGGGAGCATTCCATGGACTGATGAAGGTGTACCTGAGAGGGGCACTGGAGGGGATGGAAGAGAGAATGCAGGTATAAGTACACGAAAAGAAAGGTGAGATTCCTTTCCGCCGAAAACCTAAGGTTTCCTGGGTAAAGGTCATCTGCCCAGGGTTAGTCGGCCCCTAAGGCGAGGGCGAAAGCCGTAGTCGATGGGAAATCGGTTCATATTCCGATACCTTTTATAATTTCGATGGCAGGACGCATGAGGCGACCCCCGGCCGGAGAACGGTTGTTCCGGTCGAAGCTTTCAAGCCGTTATAAAGGATAGTAGGTAAATCCGCTATCCAAGGTGAGAGGCGACAGCGAGTGGATCGATGAGAGAAGCGAAGCGGGGTAAGTCATGGTGCCGGGAAATACTGTCTAAGGCTAGGTTATAAAAGACCGTACCGTAAACCGACACAGGTAGGTAGGATGAGAAATCTAAGGCGCTCGAGAGAACTCGCGTTAAGGAACTCGGCAAAATGCACACGTAACTTAGGGAAAAGTGTGGCCTCTGTTTAGTAATGAGTGGAGGTAGCATAAAGCAGGCCCAGGCGACTGTTTATCAAAAACACAGCCATCTGCGAATCAGTAATGAGACGTATAGGTGGTGACACCTGCCCGGTGCCGGAAGGTTAAGAGGAGCGGTTAGCAGTAATGCGAAGCTGTCAATTGAAGCCCCGGTAAACGGCGGCCGTAACTATAACGGTCCTAAGGTAGCGAAATTCCTTGTCGGGTAAGTTCCGACCCGCACGAATGGTGTAACGTATCTGGGCACTGTCTCAACGCGAGGCTCGGTGAAATTTATATACCGGTAAAGAAGCCGGTTACCCATAGTTAGACGGAAAGACCCCGTGAACCTTCACCGTAACTTACTATTGGGACTTGGTTTATCATGTGTAGAATAGGTGGGAAACTATGAAGCTTGCTCGTTAGGGTGAGTGGAGTTGCCAAGTGAAATACCACCCTTGATGAATTAGGTTTCTAACCTGTTCCGTGAAGCCGGAATAGGAACAGTGGTAGGCAGGCGGTTTGACTGGGGCGGTCGCCTCCTAAAATGTAACGGAGGTGCGCGAAGGTCTCCTCACGTCGGTTGGAAATCGACGCAGTGAGTGTAAAGGCACAAGGAGGCTTAACTGCAAGAGTGACAGCTCAAGCAGATACGAAAGTAGGTCTTAGTGATCTGGCGGTAGCGAGTGGAAGCGCCGTCACTTAACGGATAAAAGGTACTCCGGGGATAACAGGCTGATTTTCCCCAAGAGTTCACATCGACGGGAAAGTTTGGCACCTCGATGTCGGCTCATCGCATCCTGGGGCTGAAGTAGGTCCCAAGGGTTTGGCTGTTCGCCAATTAAAGCGGTACGTGAGCTGGGTTCAGAACGTCGCGAGACAGTTCGGTCCCTATCTGCTATGGGCGTTGGATATGTGAGAGGAGCTGCTTTTAGTACGAGAGGACCGAAGTGGACGAACCTCTGGTGTACCAGTTATCCTGCCAAGGGTAAGTGCTGGGTAGCTATCGTTCGGAAGGGATAACCGCTGAAGGCATCTAAGCGGGAAGCCCGCCTCAAGATTACATATCCCTCGGGGTTTAACCCCGCTAAAGACTCCTTGCACACTACAAGGTTGATAGGTTGCAGGTCTAAGCACAGTAATGTGTTATAGCCGAGCAATACTAATAAGTCGTGAGGCTTGACCATATTATCTTCTCTTCTTTATTCTTTATCTCCTTACTCTTTCTTTCCTGTCCCTTTATTTAATAAATTTCGTTTCTTTTTTGTTTCGTCTTTTATTGCCCGGTTGCCATAGTGGAGAGGTCATACCCGTTCCCATCCCGAACACGGAAGTCAAGCTCTCATTACGCCGATGATACTGCTCATCCAGAGTGGGAAAGTAGGTAGCTGCCGGGCTTTTTTTATTTAACCGGTATCGTCGCTTAAAAAGCGTCGGAAGTAGACTATTGTTTTGCCCTAAGGGGTGTTTTAAAGCTATTCGCCTTTTAAAGGTGTAATCTGGAGGCAAAACACTTTATGTGTTTCACACAGTATCTGGAAGGCTTTTTGTTTAACAAAAAAAATTGGAACTAACCTATAGTTTTTTTATCTGTTTTGTATATAATTTTTTTATGAATCCTCAAGTTTCTACATTTGATAAGTTGGTTGATTCTCTTTCCACAGAAGAAGCACAGGCAATGCTTGCACATATTGCTGAAAATATGAAGATGTCTGAAGATATACAAACGGACTCTAAAAAGGAGCCATTGTTAAGCGATACTCAAATAAAAAAAAGTATTCGAATAAATGACGAACCTTTTTTTATTCGTTTATGGATACGCATTAAATCCTTTTTTAAGTCATTACCCATTGAAACGGTGTATGAAGAAGAATTGATTCGGCGTCTTGGAAAAGATTTGCAGCATGAATACAAGCAATATATCAATATAAAAGGAAATGTCTTTACAAAGGACTTTTATGAATTGTTACGTGAATTACGAAAAACCCAACTTTTTTTTACCTCTCTTTTATCTGCTTATGATACTGACAAAGGAAATTTTTACTTATTGGTAAGTTCTTTCGTTGCACCGGATGTGTATTTAAAATTAATGTATAACACTGATCCTTTTAACTGTGTTCCAACTTCTCAGGCAAATTCCAACCTTCGATCCGAGCTTTTAAAAAAAATTGATGAATCGTTTTCGCTGATGACGACAGATTATAAGGCTGGAATGTATCAAGCGGCTAATGCGATTGAATGGATGCGGTATTTTTGTGAATTGCCGATCGATAAAGCTGTTTTACGTTTTACCGTAAATCCGGCTGTTGAACCTTCCTGTTCCGTTTATTTGCTTTCTGCAGAAATTGGTATGCTTGCATCGGTTCTCAGTACAACAAAACCAATTCCTGATGTTGTACTCCAAGCTTTATTTTTGTTATCAAAACAAGATAAGTTGAATGATAAAACGGTTAATATGGATGAAGAATCGGTTGAGTTTATTTCGCAAGCTTCTCATGCTTTGGAAGCAATTAAAGAATTTTCCGTGAAAATTCCGATTTTAGAATTAGCCCGTTATACGTTAAAATCGATACACTGGGAACCGCAACGCCTTGAAGGAGGGGAAGATTGGTTTCAACTCTTTAAAGTAGCATGGAAAAAACGATTTACTGAACGGTGGCAACTATGGGCTTCAGAACAAAAACGCGCTCAATTAAGCCGTCAGATGCTGGATTTGTTGAAAACTGATCAGCTTGAACCTTTAATGTATCGCCCCTGGGAAGATTCATGGCTTGTGCTTCGTTTTAAGCGTGAATTTTCATTTAGATTTCTTTCTGCTTTTTTTTCAAGATTATATCCGCCTTTTGTGCAACCGATATTAAAAACGTTGTTAATGGAAGGAAATTTTTATCGTCGTGAGAATCTTGCAGAATATACCAATGCCTTTACTGCATTGGAAAAACAGCAAAGTTGTATTAGTACTTTTGAAACACGGTTATCTCCTGAGGGGGAAATCGGTGCAGCATTTATCCAATTAAAAGAAAAAACTGTAGCAAGTTTGAAGAGTAAGAATAGCCTTGAAGCGTTAATGAAAAATATTGAAACCGAAGCTAAACAAATTATTACTTCTTCTCAGAATGCATTCAAAATATTGATTGCTTTGCTCAACGGTTTTATCGACGGTAATAAGAGCAGTGTATATGCACCGCTATTAAATTGGCTGATTATTCAAGGAAATGACAATGCAGACTTTAGAAAGCGTGTAGAAGGTGTAAAGAATTTATTACAGGAAGTAACAAGCATCCTGACGGAAGCTGATAAGATTGAAGCAGATTGGTAATACAGAATAGAAAAACCGTTTGCTTGACAAAAAAATATAGCAACATATACTCTATAAGGAGGAAAATATATGGCAGAATTTTTAAGTGACCGCAACTTTGAACTCTTTAAAAATTTAATATATAACGAAAGCGGTATCACTTTTTCTGTAACAAACCGATCCATTTTAGAAAGTCGTTTGAAAGATCGCTTACGAGAGAATAAAATGGACGATATTGATGCCTACTATAAAATTCTGACTTCAAATAAAGAAGAGCTGAAAATTATGTTGGATTCGGTTACCACCAATCTGACCCGTTTCTTCAGAAATCAACCTCATTTCGATGCTTTAACTCATTATGTTATTCCTGAAATTGTCAAGATAAAACAAGCTGCAGGACAAAAGCAGATTCATATTTGGAGTGCAGGGTGTTCCACCGGAGAAGAGCCGTATACGATTGCTATGATTATGAAGCGGCACTTACCTCCCGGGTTCACCGCTGATATTCTTGCTTCAGATCTGTCGTTTAAATCGTTGGTTGTCGGGAAACAAGGATTTTATCCGGAAAGCCGTGTAGTTGGGATTCCTGATGATTATCTTGCTCAGTATTTAACTAAACAGGGAAATGGTTATCAAATAAATCCTGAGATTATGCAAATGGTTAAGTTTGATTATCATAATTTAAAACATGATGCTAATAGGAATAATATTGATATTCTTTTTTGCCGTAATGTGATTATCTATTTTGACGAACCGGCACAACAGGCGGTTATTAATCGTTTCTGGGATGCGATGGCTCCTCATTCATTTCTTTTTATTGGACATTCAGAATCTTTATTCGGTATGGATACGAAATTTGAGTTTCTTAAAACCGAATGGGCTTGCTTGTACCAAAAAAATGTTAAGTAGAGTCCTTTATCGCTACAACTATGTATTGAAAAGGGCATATGAATTTTTAGTATATCTGCTGAAAATGCGGGAGGTTGTTTTAATATGGATGATATAAAAGTTTTAATAGTAGATGACTCGGCCTTGATGCGGAGTTTGATTGGAAAGATAATTGATGGGACACCCGGATTAACTGTCGCTGATAAAGCTATGAACGGGAGATTTGCCCTACAAAAATTGGAACGTGTTCAGCCTGATATTATTGTGCTTGATCTCGAAATGCCGGAAATGAATGGAATAGAGTTTTTGCGTGAGCGAAAAAGACTTAAGATTGATATTCCGGTCATCATTCTGTCCAGTATTGCAAAAGAGGGAGCCCGTATCACAATGGATTGTCTGGAACTTGGTGCCAGCGATTTTGTTACTAAGCCTTCCGGATCCGAATCGGCAAACTTAGCTACAGTTGCCAGTCAGCTTGTGGAATTTTTACAAGCGTATGGTCGGCAATATCAATTGAAAAAGCAATCTGTTGCCGGTATCAAGACTGCTTCAACTGCTCCTGCACCGCATTATATTCATACACCTCAGCTGCAAACAGCGCCTCAAACTCATACGGTTGCAAGTGGTACCTCAGCCTTTGCAGCACCTCCGGAAAAAGCTGAAAAACCGATGCAAGTTCGTCAACCGGGAAAACTTGAAATTATTGCAATCGGGATTTCTACCGGTGGACCGAATGCCTTGCGTGAAGTGTTTGCAGAATTAGATCCGAATCTTCCGCAGCCGATTGTCGTTGTACAGCATATGCCTCCGGGATTTACCTATGAATTTGCGAATAGTCTCAATAAGATATGTCCATTGGAAGTGAAAGAAGCTCAGGAAGGAGATCTTGTAAAGCCGGGGCGTATTCTTATTGCGCAGGGAGGAAAACACCTTTTAGTTGAAAAGAAACCTCTTGGCGTTATTGCTCATATCTCCGATGCGCCTCCTCAAAGCGGGCATCGTCCGAGTGCGGATGTGTTATTTGCTTCTGTAGCAGAACAGTTCCAAAACCGTGCACTTGGAATTATCATGACAGGTATGGGCAAGGACGGTGCTGCAAGTCTTACACGGTTGTATCAGGAAGGGTCCCGTACTATTGGGCAAGATGAAGCGTCTGCTATTGTATACGGTATGCCCCGTGTTGCTTATGAAATGGGCGGTGTAATGGAACAAGTTTCGTTAAGCAATATGGCTTCCGTTATCAATCGTTATGGAAGGGAGTTTGCCTAATAATGATACATAGATGAAGCATTCTAAATAGTATTTTTAGAACGCTCAAGAGTGTTAAGCAATGAGCGATGCTTTGCCGAAAGGTAAACTCGCTCGTTAATACGTCCGCCGCGACGAATGGTAGTTAGGGACGAAGCGATAGTTTAGCTGTTCAACGTGTACCTTCTATTTTTATGAAAAAGTTCTGACAGATGCTGTGTGCATGGTCTGAGATCGTATTTTTATCTTGAGTGACAAGCGTTATTACTGTGCTGCCGCTTTTAGGCGGTCGAGGCTTTCCGTACTAAGCTTGTCCCCGGCATTAATCCCTGCCCGTCCAAAGTAACCTTGCGCTACTTCAAGGGCATAGCGCACCGAATAAGTGCTGGCGGTAATGTCCAAGCTAAACGGCTGCATATCATAGATTTCTCGGATACGGCCTGTTGAATCGATAAAGGCAATGGAAAGCGGGTGCGGAGTATCCTTCATCCAAAACCGTAATTTTTCATCTCGTTTAAAAACAAAAATCATACCGGTACCGTCCGGTATCTCATTTCGCTGCATAAAACCACGCTGCTGCTCTTGGGCGGTTACTGCGGTTTCGACATCAATGGGAATAGCCGTTTTTGCATTTTTTGATTCGATAAAGATAGTTATGGATGGGGCTTTCGGTCTTTCTGCATTGCTGCAAGATACGGCGGCCACTGTGAAGAGAAGAAGGCATAAAAGTACTGCCCGATATCTGAAGTTCTGTCGTAGAGAATCAAAACACATGATAATGGTTCCTGCCTTTAAAATCCGTCGATAAAGTTTTGGCGGTTTGTTTCGGCTGTGGCTTTCTCGGTAGTGCTTTGAGAAAGCAATTCATTGAATACCGTAAGATCGATATATTTTACGATAAGCGGCCGCTCGATAACAACACGGGTATGTTCATCTTCCCACACAGCCCGCTGTGGGTTGATTGAGACCGGTTCACCGTATTTTTCACAAAATTTGGAATAAACCGAATAGTAATCGACCGTATCGGTATTTAGTTTAAAGATCATTGTATAGAGATTATCTTTATAAAACTGAAACCATGACCTACTGATAAAGTACGAACCTGCCGATTCGATAAGGCTTCTATTTTCTGTCAGCAGCAATGAAACATCCCTTTCGCCGCGGTATCCGAACACAGTATCTTGTTTAAGAGCCTCTTTTACCGCATCGATATTCATGCCAAGCGCGATGCTGCGGTATTCGGCCGGTAATGCGTTTTTTTCTTGTTTTTCGTTTGTTCTCGTTGGCGGCTTTGCCTGTTGTCCGGCAGGTGCTTGAGTTGTATGGACGGATTGTGCCGCCGCCGGCGGTGAAGAAGATTCTGCTGCTGTTAAAGGTACTACAGCGGTAGCAAAAAACAAAACAGCCGTACATAAAAGATATTTCATCTTATACCCTCATGGTGTCCTTATATATTAACGGACAGGTTTTCCGCGGTAGGTCGGTTCATTGGCACGGGATTGCTTGCGAGCTTGTTCAATTTCCTGCATCTTTTTAAAGTACGCGGTCTGCTTCGACAGCTCAAGTGTATCGGTGATAATGATGCTGTCGTCGGTACTGCGCACAATCGGTGTCATTAAAAACTCAGCAATCGCTTGTGCGACCTGTTCTTTAGGAATACTGCACATTTTTGCAAGCTCCGCAGGACCGAACAAAAAGGTGTGCTGCTTGCCTGATCCAGGTTGTATCCGCAGCTTTTCAAGTTGAATGCTCAGCATATCGTACATCTTTTCAAGCGGAACAGGAATGAGCGTATTTGCAAGCTGCTTGTACATCGCCCAAATACGATCCGCAAGGGTAGTAGTTAAGCGGGCAATCAGTTGGGGTTGAGTTGCAACCATTTGGTTGAAGTTTTGCCGATTTACCGCTAAAAGTTGACACTCTTCTGCAG
Encoded proteins:
- a CDS encoding DUF5312 domain-containing protein is translated as MNPQVSTFDKLVDSLSTEEAQAMLAHIAENMKMSEDIQTDSKKEPLLSDTQIKKSIRINDEPFFIRLWIRIKSFFKSLPIETVYEEELIRRLGKDLQHEYKQYINIKGNVFTKDFYELLRELRKTQLFFTSLLSAYDTDKGNFYLLVSSFVAPDVYLKLMYNTDPFNCVPTSQANSNLRSELLKKIDESFSLMTTDYKAGMYQAANAIEWMRYFCELPIDKAVLRFTVNPAVEPSCSVYLLSAEIGMLASVLSTTKPIPDVVLQALFLLSKQDKLNDKTVNMDEESVEFISQASHALEAIKEFSVKIPILELARYTLKSIHWEPQRLEGGEDWFQLFKVAWKKRFTERWQLWASEQKRAQLSRQMLDLLKTDQLEPLMYRPWEDSWLVLRFKREFSFRFLSAFFSRLYPPFVQPILKTLLMEGNFYRRENLAEYTNAFTALEKQQSCISTFETRLSPEGEIGAAFIQLKEKTVASLKSKNSLEALMKNIETEAKQIITSSQNAFKILIALLNGFIDGNKSSVYAPLLNWLIIQGNDNADFRKRVEGVKNLLQEVTSILTEADKIEADW
- a CDS encoding protein-glutamate O-methyltransferase CheR is translated as MAEFLSDRNFELFKNLIYNESGITFSVTNRSILESRLKDRLRENKMDDIDAYYKILTSNKEELKIMLDSVTTNLTRFFRNQPHFDALTHYVIPEIVKIKQAAGQKQIHIWSAGCSTGEEPYTIAMIMKRHLPPGFTADILASDLSFKSLVVGKQGFYPESRVVGIPDDYLAQYLTKQGNGYQINPEIMQMVKFDYHNLKHDANRNNIDILFCRNVIIYFDEPAQQAVINRFWDAMAPHSFLFIGHSESLFGMDTKFEFLKTEWACLYQKNVK
- a CDS encoding chemotaxis response regulator protein-glutamate methylesterase, giving the protein MDDIKVLIVDDSALMRSLIGKIIDGTPGLTVADKAMNGRFALQKLERVQPDIIVLDLEMPEMNGIEFLRERKRLKIDIPVIILSSIAKEGARITMDCLELGASDFVTKPSGSESANLATVASQLVEFLQAYGRQYQLKKQSVAGIKTASTAPAPHYIHTPQLQTAPQTHTVASGTSAFAAPPEKAEKPMQVRQPGKLEIIAIGISTGGPNALREVFAELDPNLPQPIVVVQHMPPGFTYEFANSLNKICPLEVKEAQEGDLVKPGRILIAQGGKHLLVEKKPLGVIAHISDAPPQSGHRPSADVLFASVAEQFQNRALGIIMTGMGKDGAASLTRLYQEGSRTIGQDEASAIVYGMPRVAYEMGGVMEQVSLSNMASVINRYGREFA
- a CDS encoding HAD family phosphatase produces the protein MIKALILDYGNVISLTDTKAIDEAMAAETGIPVEAFGNLYSTHRSDFDRGVINGEEMYRRLLQNNGYEEAAKDTGLLKKMVDIDLAGWRTLNDAVCDWALNIQKQGFKLGILSNMPYQFLDRYEKEIPPFVAADYACFSCRLHLIKPEPEIYRKCLEGLGIRANEAVFFDDLERNIEAAQKLGFRAFVWTGLVQAQKDWLSCL
- a CDS encoding DUF192 domain-containing protein is translated as MCFDSLRQNFRYRAVLLCLLLFTVAAVSCSNAERPKAPSITIFIESKNAKTAIPIDVETAVTAQEQQRGFMQRNEIPDGTGMIFVFKRDEKLRFWMKDTPHPLSIAFIDSTGRIREIYDMQPFSLDITASTYSVRYALEVAQGYFGRAGINAGDKLSTESLDRLKAAAQ